AGTGTTGCCTGCCATCCAATGCTAAAGAGCCTCGAACCAAAGCACCGCATTTTGAACCGCAGCTTCGCAGACTTTTCACCGCTTGCTGTCTTTGTTCGATTCGAGTTGACCACCAACTCGGTGGTCAACTCGCGCTGATATAgtgatgaaaataataattcaacaACCACATCGGAACCAACACCATCGGCCGCAGCGGTATGTCATAATGTGGTTTGCACAACTATTTCAGTTTGCTGAATGAACTTACATATGGACCTCCGGGAATGCGCATCTAGCCAACATTGCGTGACACGGGTGAAAAATTAAGCCGCACTATCCTAGACGTATCCTATCCCCATGGAACTGATAGTACACCGAGTGAATTGGTCGTAATTTTAGAAGAACTAGTCTGCTTGATTTTAACTCCTGCCTGTCTTCTCGAATTTACACCCTCCACGACCTTTCGACAAAACCGCAgcgaaatgtaaaaaatatttagaaacGTTCAGTTCCCATGTTTTAAACTGAATAATCCCACCTGCCCCATCTactgttgataaaacatttgCTACTTACCGCTATTATCGCCCACCCTATTGGCGAGATTCACAAAAAACTTACACTAAACCACACGTTAAAATTGTTCCTTACGATATTTTCTGCTCATCAATAGTTCGATGGTTGCTATGTTCTGTCTACCGTTATTGGAAAGTGTTTCGTGTTCTAGTTAACAGTTACACATCAAAGTGAAGTTTATATGGAACAGTATGGGCGCACTTTTGCACTTCCACTCGTGTTGTACCGCGGTTCCGATGTCCTTGAACTGTAGCGTGCTTTACAAAAATATTTGACCAACTTTGCACGTTACGCACCATTTACTAGAAAAAAGCCGTTTGTTCTATTTTCACGTTTTAAATTCATCTGTTAGTGTTGCGGCACAAATGGACGTCCTGGCTAGTAGGCCGCGACTTTGAAACACTTAGACCTGCGGTGCTTCCTGAGGCGAGGAAGAGCACTACTGAGTGGTGGATACGATCGAATACCGGCCGGAAAAGCGTCACTTCATTAGCTACGGCCCGGAGTGTCGTGCAGAATGCGCGCGAAGCTCAAGAATTTGCCGATTCGCGCGGTGACACGTGACGACGCGGGTCCTTTCGGTGCGTCGGTCAGaatttcggccaccggtttgttTGGGCTTTTGTGTTTACCGCTTAAGTGCAACGCGGTTTTCCCCCAGAAAGGGCTAAGTtcaaccacacaaacacacacagaaactCTCCAGCCGGGTGCCCGGTGGTCAGCGATTCACACTCCGTTTAGCAGCGGCGACTACGGACAGGCGACGGCCATCGACGACGGATGACAGCGATGAAGTACGGGGCCGCATGGAACACATGTAGCGATGTGCACTCATCCGCAGTCGAAAAGGGAACTATTCATctgtgctttttgttttgatttgactTGATTCGTTTGGCTGAGTCCGGCCCGGTCCATCGCTCGCCGTCGCGGCGTCGTCGGTCGGCCCCGCTCGGGTGTGCTGTCCCATGCTGGGGCGTCCTTGCGCACGTGTTTGTGTAGCAGCACGGAAAATCGCGGCGCGATGCGTGGTGTGCGCAAATGATCGCAAAATATGTGGGTATGTGCACGGCACCAGGTATCCAGGAGCTGGCCGCCGCAGATAACGACGCAGCAGAGGCCGGCCGAAAAGGGGACCGGAGAAGATTATGAGTTGACCGCCCTATGTAAACGGAAAACGAACACCAAAAAAGTGGTTCCccctttttatttattcgccgCGCTCGCCGTCAGCGCAATCATCGCGCTTCCCTAACAGTAACGAAGTATCCCCtccgcgatgatgatgctcccCAGGGTCCGCTTCAATCATATGTCCCCCCCCCCTGGGTGTGCACCAGTGTGCGTGCGACCGAGGGGAAGGTTTCCGACAACGGCTCCATTtaccacccggcccggcggtggcTCCTTCCGACCGGCCCCAGGAACCGGCGAGCCAACCAGAGCGTGCAATTCGCTCCGAGCAGGACGGCTATAGCGAAACGACCGGTTTGGCCGGACGCCccccacaaacacgcacaccagtGGCGGCGATACGCGCACAGGCTCCAGGATACGCGCACGGGCACCAAGGATAAGGGAGACGGCAGCGAATGGCCGGCGCCGGAGTGGACGGCCCCAGAACCATTTGGACCGTCGGCCGAGAAGGATGTTTCTCATTCGTCTGGAACTCGGGAACTGGATGATGTAGAAGGCTTTCGTTTCACCGTCGACAAGTGCTGGACCCGGACACCCTTCGAAGTGTggttcaaacaaaacacgatgCGTTTTCCCAGTGAACAACGGAACGAGTGGAGTTTGTCGTACAATCTTGTGGTGGttgcttttctttcaaacGGATAACGGATGGTTGCGCGTTAGTGTCTCTTATCTCGTCCGTAGCCAGTGCACAAACGTTTGGAACTCGAATATTTTTGGCTGGGTTCGTCAGGAGATGTTATTGATTTCACTGCGGGCATCGGAACAATGTTGAATATGCTTGTTCTTCGTGCCCAGCTTCTTTGATGCTGGCAAACATCACATGAAGTACCTTGTTGTCATTCTGTGTCAATTGCTGTTCGCTAATATTCCtgcaacattaaaaaaaaccggttcccCTTCGAAAAtgacataaaacaaatcatcagaCTTCGGCCTCGTCTGGCTGGCAGCAATCTATCTCTTTGCTGTATCAATAGCTAATGAGGCATTCTGTTTTGTCAGCAAATGAGATAGAAACAATTGTAACAGTACCACGTTATGGGCATAAGAGTATTTGCTTTAGAGTTTGTCCTCGAATTTATATGCACTGTTACGGTATTCGTGTTTATTAAGAACAATGTTccaaattgatattttttttcaacggCGCTTTTTTCACTGGGTAACATTTACAACTAAATAACATGACACTATGCAACGTGCAGTTCTActgaaaccaaaattacaaCGCAGCTACATACAAAAAAGTAGATATTTCTAGGCGTAACATAATAAATAGTACACCCATCGAGCAAACAGGTCAAATGGATAAAGCTCACAGATGTTGCTCACGCAATAGGAAGTGTTCCGTGGCACATGCAATAAAAATTCCCAACGGTGATTATAAACGATTCGTATCGCGATACTGATCTTCCAATGAAATGATCCAGAATGGAAGCGAACTGGGTTTTGATGGCCACTCTGATTCACGGGCGGTGTGGCTGTCACTTAGAACCAGATGCCAATCGTAcatgaatgcaataaaaaactTGTTTTGCTTCATGTTTAAGTGCTTCAGCACTTAGTCTTTACAAAATGCGCTGTAATGCAGTAATTACTTTACCGTCAACTGTACCGACGATTTTCCTGCCACTTCGTCTTGAATGGAAAAGCTTCAACCAACGGAACCAAGTAcacgataaataaaattaaaacaatccaaCAGCTATTCGAATAATGTTACTTTAGAGAATGATCAAATCAGCATCCAAATCACCAtacaaatgaaatgatttatgtGGTGTTGATTGCTGCATCATTCAATTATTGTAGCAACAATCACATTTTGTTCTTTCTGCCGTAACAAGCTATGGTAATTTCAGTTCTCTGTACTCCGTACGGCAAACAACGGGATGTGCTGCGGTCCAGAACAATTCAACGATATCCGTTGCCAGGTAAAACCCTATCCGATGCGATATCAATAGCGAGTAAGTGCTTCTCGCACTGGATGCAACTATTGGGTTACTAATTAGTACACAGCGATCAGCGACTCTCGATAGCCACTTCCCAATCACGGCGGGTTTTCCCACACTTGTCCGCATCATAGCTCCTCGTAGTCCGTCGGAGCATTTCTTACCCCAGTCGTACCCACGCAAAACAATGACGTTTCACTGGAGCACGATGAGAGAAGGCAGACGAATAACGATTACCTTCCCACGATGGGCAGAAGCATTAGGTTCACTGCATATTCTACATGATGGTGTTCCAATTAAAACTAGCAAACTACCGGACCCTAGCTGGGCGGTGGAGTACTTTGAAGCAGCGCCTTTACTAGGCGCTAGAAAGCAATCCTTGTGCCGCGAATACTTCATTGGattttttcacaaaaccaTTCACAGTTCTTTCGAATAAAGATTGACAAACACTCCAGTTGGGTAGGCACTACGAAACTGTGGGCCTTTATTGCTGCGACCTCCCTTCGACGGTTCCGCTAACGGACCTTGTGAGCCGAAGACCTTACGTAGCCGTGAACGGATTTCCAGCGTTGCTCAGCTGATCAAGTATTGCTTTGTGGAGGTCCTCTATCTGCTCGTAGAGATAGGAGTGAATGTCACCACTGCCCGAGTGATTGTACGTGTTGCCGCGGTTGTCGAACGATGCAATGTTGCCATTCTTATCGATTTCGGCGTAGCTCTCGAACTGCTGACCCGGGAAGCTGGACGTTTCGGTGGTAAgcgtcttcgccgtcgcctTACCGGCCGGATCCAGGCATTCGCGTGTCACTTGGATCTTGTTCACGTCGTCCTTGGTCGAGTTCTTGACGATCACACACTTGAACGACTCCGGCGGGCACTTAAGCGTGTCACAGATGATGGTGCCTGCGTTGCGATTGGGATTGGGAACGTTGAACGAGAACAAAACGAAGCCAAACGTACGTTAGAATACAAGCAACTACAGCAAGCAACAGCAAGAGCGATGCGTCTGACTGTCATTGATTAACTTTAATTATTGATTCCTTTCCGTCCCTTGATGTCAAGCTCCCCAAATGGTCAATGTTTGGTTTGTAAATTTCGGGAAAAACCGTATGTTGAATGATGTGTGCACTAATGCAACTGACTGAAACAAAGGTTTCTATCGATCCTTACCATTTTCTATTCTAGCGTTCGATTCACCGCTCAGTGTCAGAAGACTACTCAGTTGTCGCGGAGCCCGACCGAGCGCGGCACCGTTTACGGAACCGGTTCCACAGACCGCAAGGATCACCATAAccgtcgccagcagcaaacACTGTTTTGATTCCATTTTGGGGTTCACAAAAGTTCGTCTGAAATTATTTTGAACAACCGATGGCCACCTTCGGGACACTGAACACTATTAGCACGCTCGCACTACTAGCAACTGGCGCGGTCTTCCTATCAACTGAACCGAGCGGTGGCTCGAGACCCATCGTTTAAATAACCGCCTAACCTCGGACCCCTGGGAACATCACATCAATTGTTTGGCATCGCTGTCCTCGAGCACACGGAGCGGATCGCGGGGTATACTAGCACTAAGCGCACGTCAGAGAAGATCCGGTAGATCATCGCATCACCGGTAGTAGCGCCCGCGATACATCGGAGCTGGCAGGCAGGTTCTCGTTAACTTAATTACGGTACGCCTGTTTATCACCCCCGGCGCACTTGCCAAATGTTCTAGCCCCGTTGCGCGAACCGTTTAACACTTTGCACAAATAACGTGCGCCAAACTGACGGCTGATGACGGCATCCTTACGCACGGCATCGATACCGTAATGGGTAGGCTATTATCGAAATGTGTTGGACGATCGGACGCCACAGCATCGCTTCCGACGATCGTCATGGCCGTCGGGCTGACAGGAACTGGAAATTCATTGGATCCGTGCCGTACAGCACCGATCGCGTCACGCACCCGTTGCGATCGCGCAATGGGCACATTTACACCAAGATAACCAACATTAATGCGCTTGATAAGCCTCCAGAGCTAGCCCAGCGCTTCCGAGAGTAATGGCACCGCAAATCGGAACCCATCGCCCGGCTTCCGTCAGACGCAGCTCACTTTCGCATTATCGCGCTCGCTCCGATCTAGTTTAGTACTAAAAGTCAACGGTGTTGTGTCTTCAGGAAAAACGTCGGCACTATTCATGATGTAGCCAGACAGACTGGCTTTTATTTTAGCTATTAATCTATTGAAAATAAAAGGATGTATTTGATTGTCCGAAATCATGTCTTATTATGTGCTTCAATTAAGATAAATTGCTCTTCCATGGTTGCAATAATTTTCCAGGACCAGAAATATCAAGACAGGGAATCTTCTTCCCTGTCTCAACCGACCGATCAACCGATTTTGAATCACCTTTGACCTCACCTCGTAGTATTTGGTTGTAATTTTTCAAGTTGTAAAGTGAATGTAAATTGACAATATAAAGTTGAGTTGGTTTccaaaaaaggagaaaaaagaagcaaaagttttcgttttaaCTACGCACAAATTTGttaatttgtattttgtttaagTACGATGTAACGTCGTCACGTAAAGTAACTCCAAACGGTTTACCCTTTGCCAATAAAGAAATAATTTCACATGCTATATTTTGGAGGAATGGAGGACGGATGACGCTATTAAAACGGATAAATTTTTGTTCAAAGTACATGAAATAGATTGAATTTCGCACAGAAAAAACCCAGAAAAATTATTGAAGATTTAAAAACGAATATTTAACATAAGCTTATAGTGGCATTTTTATCGGACACTTGTTACGCGCTTATCTTTGATCATAGGCGATAGGTAGTCTTAGAATAAATTTTGTTGCTGATCATGAGGTTGTAAATGTCACAATCCAATGTTTAAAAACCTCTTCAATCGACATGCCTGACAGGCTAAATCCCAGAATAGTATGAAATATTTCGGTGCAAAACATGTACGGAAATTCTTACATCATCGGCCAACGATGTTTATAATTattgggccatttttttgaCTGTCTTCTTCAAAGTTGAAGAACTAGGCGCGGTCTCTGTTTCTTTCGTATTTAGTATACTCTCTGACTCCATCGCTTTCCGCTCAAAACTAGTTTTGGCTCTTGACCACGCTGTCAATCGATTACCTAATTTGATTAGAAAcatggaaaaacttttggttttggtttacTCTAACAGCAGACCGATTTTTTCAGTGGATCGTTCATTTCGTCATTCACAGGTTCCGTGTGAAGCGGAGAGCACTGCCCATTGTGAGTCATTGTACTTAGCGGTGAAAATGATAGTATCTGGGCGTATGTTAATATAAAATCATGTTAACACTTCGGATCATCTGATGAGTAATGCTCCCATGCGCAACttaaaaacattacatttaTCATGCAATAGGAGCACATTGGTTACAACTTATTGAAATGCTTCCCAGGCCATACATTGCCACTTGTGTAACGAGATGCATAACAAGACCAAAAAGTTCCACGGATAATAGCCCAGAATAGCTCATTTATAGCCGGGTTGTccaacattttgaaaatgattttttgaaatCCATTTTCGAATATAGGAGCAAAAACGGGGTTTTAACGGTTTTAAATACCATTGTTACCACTATACAACAGGTTTGACGCTGTACAattcttctgttttttctcATCTACTTTAATTACACATCAAAATGTAACACATCCTTTGAATGGTATCTCCCTAAAACATAAAGTTCCAAAAACAACGTGTAATAAGTGATATTGAGTCGATGGCGAACGAAGCTGATGAACGTCGTTGTAATGGAAAGTAGCAATATTCCTTTCCTAAATCCTCAGAAACTGTCCGCATGGCCCACAAACTGCTGTGATGTCACGCTCGGCCCTTACCCAAACCGGATGATGCTCCTGCCGAATGGCGTACAATTGCATGTGGCTGTGGCTTACCAGGCTTGACGGGGCTTCCTAAAGTGCTAAAATCAAAATCTACATTCCGCCGTCTGAGCCGGGTTGGGGAAGCCAGGAATCGCTGGCCATTATGGGAACAGGTAGTAAGACCACCGGAATGCAGTTTGTGCTCGGCGAGAAATATGATACGAATTCACTTCACCGAGGGTGGCACGTTAATGGCTGAGGCAATTTGGCTTCCGGTAGGAAACCAGATCTTGCCAGATACACTCCCCTGGTGGCCTAGGACCGCTGCACGCACTGGCATGCGTGCTCCGGGACCATCATTGTAATCCCGTTCGGCAATTATCGTAATACGTTCCGGTGATTGCCGACCCTCTCGCGATGTGGACTGTGAACCCCAGAGACTAAGAAGCGATTTTCCAAACGGCCCAAAGCTACGCCCAAGGTCAGGGATAAAGCGATTTGGCAGGATTTCATCAAACCGCTGTTACTTCGCTCCGGCCCTTTTCAATATACGGCGAGGCAGGTAATCTTTTAAACATCACTCTAGTAAGGATCAGTCCGCCGAGGGAAAGTTTGTGAAGATAAAAGCCATAAAGTTTAATACAAACGAAACAGTGTACAAAATTTCTTGTTACAGTTAATTAGAGGACTCCGaaatggttttaatttttttccaaaaatcgTAATTTTTCTCATCAAATATCTTCCGACCTTTCTCATtacaatgattttttttttcaaatgacCGTAAATGTTTTAAACCCCGGTTCAACTGTTCGTCCGTCGGACTTTACAGTCATATCATGCTTAAAAGTAATCACACGGTAGAAGTACCCAGCGTGGATCGTCCGGTTCGTGGTCGTCCTCGACGTTGTTTCTCAGAAGATGTTGTGGTACAAACGTTGCCAAATTGTCTGTAACGCCATgatgccaccaccaccgatcgtcCGGATGGGAGCTGTAAACGAAGGCAAGCCAACTGACCTTCGAGAAGAAGGTAGTCGAACGCTTCTTCACTTACTTGCATTGCCGGTGTATGGCCAACATTGAAACGTTTAAGCGTTTCATTACACTACAGTAGAGACCGAACGCGCTAGGGTAACACTGGTCCGGTTCGCGCAGAGTGCCCAATAATCTTACGGGGATGTGATGACAATCCCGGGCGGTTCTGATGTGCGAAATTTGTCGAATCTCGTGCACTCCCTGGAGAGAAATTTTGGATGATCCAAAAGCGATGGAAGGATAACGGGTGACCGGAAAAGGTTCAATCGTCCCCCGGGACCAAGGACCCGATGCGCTGAATCTAACCGGTCCAGAGACTCCCGTATTCTCTTCTCCAGGACACAATTCGCTTGGTCTGGTCGCTTCGCTTGGAAGTCTGCGCTAGGTGTGCATTTGTTCAAGACGTGTGTTTTTTATTCGGTCACCACTCTCTGGCCGGTGTTTAACGTTGTGTCAAAGAGTGGGAGGGTAAATAATGGAACCTGCCACGGCTGGCCGGGAAAATACTGCTCACGGACAATATctgaagaaattaaatttaaagatCAAAgaaaagatagaaaaaaaagcaaatcgGTACTTCTGCTGCTTTGCCAATAATGTGTTCGATTATCGATGCCAAGGAGTTCAAGGTTCACCACAGTGAAAGGGTGCCGCTAGAAAGGTCCAGATTTCAATGGACACAATAGGTGTCCTGCGCCTGCAACTCTCTGGGGGCTTTGTCTTTCTACAGTTACAGGAGGGAACAGACCAaagcacgaaaaaaaacaacggcgCATGGTGCTGAGGCGGTTTTCCCCGCCTCTGATTTCCATCATTTCTTATTTGCATTCATAAGACTCACCCACTTGGTGACTCATAAATAAGTGATGCGGAATGCGAGGAAAGGTCACCTGGAATAGAGTGGCGTTCGGTGGGTTTTATTGCTTCACGTGCTCCCGAggtgtggccattgttggaaaggaaaaaaaaccaaacaattgAATACAGCATCGGGCGGAATTtgcagaaaaggaaaaattggAATAGAAAGGAAATGCGTGACTCGTCTTCAGGAGGTTCCTTACGGTTCCCTCAGCACCCAGCGGACTTGAAGCTACTGTAGCTGCGATCGACGGAATCATCTGGTTTGCGAGTAGGCTTGGCGCTCCCCGTAACATTGTTGTTCCCGATGGTGCCCAAAAGTACGAAACAAGCGATCAGGTTGCGCGCATGttcgaggaagaagaaaaaaaaactgcaagaaGCACGCTGCGCACCGAAATTCAACTTCAAACCGGTTAAACACAAAGTATCGTTCCGTAGGACCTTAAGGCAGATAagacgatttgtttgtttgtttcgaagTTTGGAACAAGATAAAGACAATCGGAAACAAAATCATACTCATGAAGCACCGCTACAGTGGTGAAGGATGAAGGAGAGCGGTTAAGATCAACTGACCATGATTCCGAGTGGGATAGGTCAAGAAATGGGTCGCTCCAGTCGAATGGGGAATTCGATTGGGATGTTTAACAACCGATCACCAAATTCATTACTAGTCGAAACtgcatgattttatttaactttaaAATAACGATCGcgtcaaaataataaatttgcataaaacaagGATTAGCTAAACGCCCAATGATTATGAAATAATTGGTAGTTTCATATTTATGTTAAGAAAAGTTCTATACCCGGCTCGCTTTCGTTTGCTACAAAATAATCCATGCTCTCGACAGGCCGATCGGGTGATCGAGTGCCGCCGGAACCATTACAATCTGTCATCTTATGATAAATTCATTACGAGACACACATTAATTAGTACCGTCGATCGCTTCATTGCTGGCTTCAgacgatgatttttttccctGTGGCCAAGAGCAGCTTGTgcgtattttattttattagtcTCCCCCCTCTCCCGGCAACTGCCTTCACGCAGGGATCACTTTTCTGCGTCTGACCGGTCGGCAATGGCGGCAAGATCCCTTTCATCGTTCAATCAACTGTCAGCTAAGGGACAAGCAGATCGAGCGGGTCTTCGAAACCTCAGACCCTCAACAAGCGCCGCAGAAACAACAGCTTGTCGCCGTGACGATCGAACGCCTTCGTTCAATCGGGGCAACGGGGCGCCCAGCGCTATACCGCAGCCATCGAACGAACGTACTGTCATTTTTCTTCATGGTGCGGAACCCATTCGCCCGATCGCAGCATGGGCAACACCATCGCGCGCGGTGTAGGTTATTCGATACCATTTCCATCCTTGCCGTCATCGCCGCAACTATTGGCACACATCGCACGTGTGGCACCTCGTTGCTCGTAGGATGAAAAAAGGTAAATGTTTCTCCCTGACTTTGGCTTTCCGCTTCTTGTGGGGTGGTATTCTGTGCGATTAATTGGTATTAGCATAAGTTCAATAAATCCAGCACCGTTAGTGCGTCAACGTCTCACTTTATTTATATCATCCACTGCGGGCAATTGAGCAAAGAATTCAGTGGGAAACGGTACGCGCGTCAAACAGTTTTGTGGCTCTTCGTTAAATGATTATGTCTGTGTAGTGCGCATGCAATTGCGTGCCTGAGAGGGTTATAGatacatttgattttttacacTTTCGCATCATTcgcaaaatattttaatttaaaataaaaagaaaatggccagaATAATACAACAATTTATTCGCTTTCGGCGTCCGCAGAATTAATGAGGAGTTATTGGGATTGCCATTAAAATAACGGTTGAATTACAAACATTACTTAAAGACCAAGGAACGCCAAAGCATCTTACAGAAATTAAATAATGTATATCGACATCATGCCGGCATCGCATGCCATCGTATCACAATAAAACTTAATGTGACTTATTTGTGGAGAACGAATCgcaataaacgaaaataaggAAAGGCAACACGACCACTAATGGAACACTAGCATCTGTGCAAACGAATAACAACGTGTTAGTACTGGAGCTTACCGATAACAAACTGTTACCGTTGCCTATGTTATGCTTCAAAGTTCTGCTGACCTTACCCGGTGTCGTATTTTATGAGCATTAGAGCATCGGCTTTGCTATTTGCTATACTTAATCTACGGTTGGCGAACAATTGTTGACACGCAACACTACTGTGAAGATTTAAGATTCTTTACTGCGCAAGCAAATATACTCTCCTACTTGCGTAAACTGCTTAGTTCTACTTTAACATCGCTTTCACGCACGTTGAAAGCCAGAAAAATAGTCTAACGATCGAAAACGGATCTAATAAGCAGCTTGCTTCACGCACTAGTCGGAATGTCGAAAAAGATCGATTGCatgattttgaaaaaatacaTCATTAAGCGAACAAATGAAACTAACAAAACATTGAGGCCGAAGCAACGAACACAGTTGTGTGTGTTATGAAACATACATCGCGGAAATTGGGGTGGTAATTTAAAATACTTAAGTGTGACTAGAAAGCAAAGCTAACAGAATGTGCATAAGGAACACTTATTTTCACGAAAATTAAGGAATTTTGACATCGTTGGGGGCATTCAAACACCTCGTACATCCTCCGCTGTCCTACAATTCAAACCACTATGGCTCCTTTCGCCCCTACACTCATCTACTTCCGTAATAACCGTTAGTAGCGTCGTTCAGCTCCTGCATGAGCGATTGTGGAAATCGTGGATtcggttgctggtgctgtggaAA
The nucleotide sequence above comes from Anopheles bellator chromosome 1, idAnoBellAS_SP24_06.2, whole genome shotgun sequence. Encoded proteins:
- the LOC131216456 gene encoding uncharacterized protein LOC131216456, with product MESKQCLLLATVMVILAVCGTGSVNGAALGRAPRQLSSLLTLSGESNARIENGTIICDTLKCPPESFKCVIVKNSTKDDVNKIQVTRECLDPAGKATAKTLTTETSSFPGQQFESYAEIDKNGNIASFDNRGNTYNHSGSGDIHSYLYEQIEDLHKAILDQLSNAGNPFTAT